Genomic window (Hydrogenimonas cancrithermarum):
TGAAAACTTCGCTGAGCCGCTTTGAGGCACAAAAAGCCCAAACCCTCGCACTGCTCGAATATCTGAGCTTTCAAAGTATCGATCATCTGCAAGTCGATCTTCCTGCCGAGAAACTTCTGCCGCTGCAAAAGCTGAAAGAGAAAATTGTTCAAAGCCCTTCGCTTAAAAGCAAAATGGCGGGAAAAGATGTCGTGAAAGAGAAGCTCTCGCTTGCCAGAACGCAAACCAGTATCGATCCGGTGCTTCGTGTCGGCTACTACCAGCGGGCATCTTACGACGATTATATTTCGATCGGTGTCGGCTTCGCAATGCCGGTCTACGGTACTGAAAAGAGCAAAATCGAAGAGACACGGGCCAATCTTCTGGCACAACGAAGCAACGTTGCCGATACGAAAATGAGACTGACTGCCAAACTCGAAGAACTCTATGCGAGAGCGAAAAGCGAACGAGAAATCCTGCAGATCGTCAAAAACGAGAGCCTGCCGCAGATCGGCCATATGTTTGACCTGATCCGTGCCGACATCGCCGCAGGCGGGGATCTTTATAAATTCGTCGATCTTGTTGAACAAAAGTTGGCTCTGGAAGCTCAGGCGATCTTGGCGCGGGCGAATTTTCACAAAACAATGGCACAGATCGATGCCCTTTTAGGAGAATATTAAATGAAAAAACTCTGGATATGGCTGATCCCTTTGGGGCTCATGGCCGAACCGCCGAGCGTCGAGCAGCTCTTCAACGTGCAGACGGTGAAGGTGAAAAAAGTGACCACGGCTTACGAAAAAAGTTTTTACGGTCTGCTCAAAGCCGACGAACGGCGTATCGTCGACGTCGTACCGCGATTCGGCGGCTTCGTCGTCGAACTCTATGCCGACAGGATCTACACCCGCATCAAGAAGGGTGAAGCGTTGGCCAAAGTCTACTCGCCGGAAGTTTTCAAGGCCAAAGAGGAGTATCTCAACTCTCTGCGTTACGCAAAGAAACGGGGCAATAGGGGGATGGTCGAAAGTGCCAAGCGCAAGCTTCAGCTATTGGGCATCGATAATAATGAGATCGTACAATGCACAAAAACAGGCAGAGCCGACCCCTACACTCTCATCCGCGCCCCGCAAAGCGGATATCTTTTTGGAAAGGATCTTTTTAATGGGAGTGCGTTCAATGCCAAGTCACGCATCTTCCGTATTGTAGGATTGGAGAATATCTGGGTCGAAGCCAAAATCAGCGAACCCGACATTCCGCGCGTCATGGGGGCCAAAGCGTTTTCGGTGACGACCAAAGCGGTCAGCGGAACGTTTGAAGCCAAGCATCCGTTTCTCTATCCGTCCATCGATCCACAAAGCGCACTGGCAACACTGCGACTCGATGTCAAAAATGAAAATGGAAAACTGATGCCCGGCATGTTCGCCACGCTGCATGCCAAAAGCGCTCCCAAAGCGATGCTGGTCCTGCCGAGGAGGGCCGTCATACGCAAGATGAACCGCTGGTACGTCTTCAAAGCAGGCGAATTCGAAGGGGAGTACGAACCGGTGGAGGTCTCCATCAAACCGATCGACAACGAACGATATGCCATTCTTTCGGGGCTCTCGGAAGGCGATGAAGTGGTGAACAATGCCTTGTTCATGATCGACAGCGATGCGCAGATCAATGGATCGTTTTAGGTGCCGCCATGATTGAAAAGATCATCGATTTCAGCGTCAAAAACCGTTTCCTGGTCCTTATGGCGACGCTTTTCATTATCATGGGTTCGATCTGGGCCGTTCGCAACACACCGCTGGATGCCCTGCCTGACCTCTCGCCGCCGCAGGTGATCGTACAGGTCAAATGGAACGGTCAGAGCCCGAACATCATCGAAGACCAGGCGACCTATCCGCTCATTACAAAGTTTCTGGCCATCGCCGACATCGAAACGGTGCGCGGTTTTTCGACCTACGAAAATGCGCTCATCTACATCATCTTCAAGGACGGTACCGACTTCTACTGGGGCCGCAGCCGCGTCCTCGAGCAACTGGCAGCCATTCAAAGCAGACTGCCGCCGGGTGTGGAAGTGTCGCTGGGGCCCGACGCGTCGGGAGTCGGCTGGGTCTACGAGTACGCGTTGGTCTCCCAAACCAAAAACCTCGCCGAACTGCGTACCCTGCAGGATTACACCTTCAAATACGCCCTGATGGGCGTCGACGGCGTCAGTGACGTCGCGACCATCGGCGGCTTCGTGCCGACCTGGCAGGTGACGGTGAGCAACGATGCGCTGGTGCGCCACAATCTCTCCATCGGCGACGTGGCCCGCGTACTGAAAGCCAACAACAACGACACGGGCGGACGCATCGTCATCCAGAACGGCTACGAGTGGATGGTGCAGGCGCGCGGTTACATTCGAAACAGGGGCGACATCCGCAACCTCGTCATCGTGCAGCGTGACGGCGTGCCGGTCACCATCGGTGACATCGGACGCGTCGAAGTGGTGCCGGCACCTCGCCGCGGCATCGCCGATCTCAACGGTGAAGGGGAAGTGGTCGGTGGCATCGTGATGGTCCGCTACGGTGAAGACGCCTACCGCGTCATCGAGCATGTCAAAAAGAAGCTGAACGAGATCGAAGTCGAGGGTGTCGATATCGTCGAAACCTACGATCGCAGCGGGCTCATCGAAAAGGCGGTCGATACGCTCAAAAACACGCTCTTTGAAGAGAGCCTCATCGTCGTCGTTGTCATCGCCCTCTTTCTGGTGCATCTGCGCAGCTCCCTGATCGTGCTGATCATCCTGCCCCTGACGATCGGCATGACCTTTTTGCTGATGAAACTCTTCGGCATCGGCAGCAACATCATGAGCCTCGGCGGCATCGCCATCGCGATCGGCGCGATGGTCGACGCTTCGATCGTCATGATAGAAAACGCCCACAAGGCGATCCTCAAAATCGTCGAAGAGAAAGGTTCGATCACGAACGAAGAGCGTATCGCCGCCATCGTAAGCGCTTCCAAAACGGTCGGACGCCCCATCTTTTTCGCACTGGCACTCGTCGTGGTCTCATTTCTGCCCATCTTCGCGCTTTCGGGCCAGGAGGGACTGCTCTTCACCCCGTTGGCGTTTACCAAAACCTTCGCGATGACGGCAGGTGCACTGCTGGCGGTGACCCTGGTACCGGTGCTGATGGTCTGGTTCGTGCGCGGCAAGATCCCGAGTGAGAAAAAGAACCCGCTCAACCGTTTTTTCATCTGGCTCTACCACCCGCTGCTGATCGTGGGACTGAAATTCAAGTATCTCATCATCTTGGCCGCCGTCCTTTTGCTGGCGTGGATGGTGCCGGTGTACGAAAAGCTCAAGTGGGAATTCATGCCGCCTCTCAACGAACAGACCTTCATGTATATGCCGGTCACGCCGTACGGCATCAGCGTGGACCTCAGCAAAGCGCTGACGCAAAAGACCGACAAGATCATCAAGAGCTTCCCGGAAGTGGCCACGGTCTTCGGCAAGGGCGGCCGTGCCGACACGGCGACCGACCCGGCACCGCTGGGGATGCTGGAGACCATCATCACCTTCAAACCCAAAAGCGAGTGGCGGGAAGGGATGACTTACGAAAAACTGCAGCAAGAGTTCGAAGACGCCCTGCAGGTGCCGGGCCTCGTCAACTCCTGGACCTACCCTATCCGAGGGCGCATCGACATGCTGCTTAGCGGCATCCGGACGCCGCTTGGCATCAAGCTCTACGGCGATGACCCCAAAACGCTGCAAACCGTCGGAGTCGTGATCGAAGAGAAGCTGCGCGGCATGGGTGAGACGATGTCGGTCTTCGCCGACCAGTCGGATGCGGGCTACTACATCGACATCGACATCGACGAAACGGCGCTGGCGCGCTACGGTATCACGAAAAAGAGATTGCTCGAATATACCTCTTCGGGCATCGGCGGCATGAAAGTGAGTACGATGATCAAAGGGTTGGAGCGTTACCCCATTGCCGTGCGCTTCGAAGAGGAAGACCGCCGCACGATCGAGGCGATCCGCAACATTCAGGTCAAGACGCCGCTGGGATTCGTGCCGCTCTCTACGCTGGCGAATGTCCACTACAAAGAGAGCGCCTCGGTCATCAAGACCGAAATGGCCAAACCGGTCACCTTCATCTACATCACGCCGCGCAGCGGCATCAGCCCGGCCGAGTACAAAGAGAAGGCACAAGCCATGTTGCGCGACTTGAAGCTGCCGGCCGGTTATTACATCGAGTGGGCGGGGCAGTCGGAGTATCTGGAGAGCGCGATGCGAAAGATTTCCTGGATCGCCCCGACGGTGCTGCTGGTCATTCTGGTGCTGATCTACTTCGCACTTAAAAAGATCGTGCCGACACTCATCGTCTTTTTCACGCTGCCCTTCGCGCTGCTGGGCGGCCTGCTCTACATCGACTGGCTCGATTTCAACATGAGCGTCGCCGTCATCGTCGGTTTCCTGGCACTGCTGGGTGTCGCGGCCGAAAC
Coding sequences:
- a CDS encoding TolC family protein; its protein translation is MRLWLLFIVFVASVQATTLQQLIDSALANHPSLDVAKSRIAAADYAVQRAKNFDNPVLGLSVNDLRLDDFTNRSLEPMQTQAVTLSQKIPWFGKRETKKAIEEAKKSLLFASMKEAEAELVARIRQNGYRIWEIERLIAITRDTIALTEQNIELYEAYTASSESGNTHMGIMSAELVKSRLKTSLSRFEAQKAQTLALLEYLSFQSIDHLQVDLPAEKLLPLQKLKEKIVQSPSLKSKMAGKDVVKEKLSLARTQTSIDPVLRVGYYQRASYDDYISIGVGFAMPVYGTEKSKIEETRANLLAQRSNVADTKMRLTAKLEELYARAKSEREILQIVKNESLPQIGHMFDLIRADIAAGGDLYKFVDLVEQKLALEAQAILARANFHKTMAQIDALLGEY
- a CDS encoding efflux RND transporter periplasmic adaptor subunit produces the protein MKKLWIWLIPLGLMAEPPSVEQLFNVQTVKVKKVTTAYEKSFYGLLKADERRIVDVVPRFGGFVVELYADRIYTRIKKGEALAKVYSPEVFKAKEEYLNSLRYAKKRGNRGMVESAKRKLQLLGIDNNEIVQCTKTGRADPYTLIRAPQSGYLFGKDLFNGSAFNAKSRIFRIVGLENIWVEAKISEPDIPRVMGAKAFSVTTKAVSGTFEAKHPFLYPSIDPQSALATLRLDVKNENGKLMPGMFATLHAKSAPKAMLVLPRRAVIRKMNRWYVFKAGEFEGEYEPVEVSIKPIDNERYAILSGLSEGDEVVNNALFMIDSDAQINGSF
- a CDS encoding efflux RND transporter permease subunit — protein: MIEKIIDFSVKNRFLVLMATLFIIMGSIWAVRNTPLDALPDLSPPQVIVQVKWNGQSPNIIEDQATYPLITKFLAIADIETVRGFSTYENALIYIIFKDGTDFYWGRSRVLEQLAAIQSRLPPGVEVSLGPDASGVGWVYEYALVSQTKNLAELRTLQDYTFKYALMGVDGVSDVATIGGFVPTWQVTVSNDALVRHNLSIGDVARVLKANNNDTGGRIVIQNGYEWMVQARGYIRNRGDIRNLVIVQRDGVPVTIGDIGRVEVVPAPRRGIADLNGEGEVVGGIVMVRYGEDAYRVIEHVKKKLNEIEVEGVDIVETYDRSGLIEKAVDTLKNTLFEESLIVVVVIALFLVHLRSSLIVLIILPLTIGMTFLLMKLFGIGSNIMSLGGIAIAIGAMVDASIVMIENAHKAILKIVEEKGSITNEERIAAIVSASKTVGRPIFFALALVVVSFLPIFALSGQEGLLFTPLAFTKTFAMTAGALLAVTLVPVLMVWFVRGKIPSEKKNPLNRFFIWLYHPLLIVGLKFKYLIILAAVLLLAWMVPVYEKLKWEFMPPLNEQTFMYMPVTPYGISVDLSKALTQKTDKIIKSFPEVATVFGKGGRADTATDPAPLGMLETIITFKPKSEWREGMTYEKLQQEFEDALQVPGLVNSWTYPIRGRIDMLLSGIRTPLGIKLYGDDPKTLQTVGVVIEEKLRGMGETMSVFADQSDAGYYIDIDIDETALARYGITKKRLLEYTSSGIGGMKVSTMIKGLERYPIAVRFEEEDRRTIEAIRNIQVKTPLGFVPLSTLANVHYKESASVIKTEMAKPVTFIYITPRSGISPAEYKEKAQAMLRDLKLPAGYYIEWAGQSEYLESAMRKISWIAPTVLLVILVLIYFALKKIVPTLIVFFTLPFALLGGLLYIDWLDFNMSVAVIVGFLALLGVAAETAIIMIVYLQESVHEAKERYGTLDKKQLRKAIFEGAVQRVRPKLMTVFAILAGLLPIMVSHGVGSEVMQRIAAPMIGGVVSSAVLSLLIIPILYEIYAARRYLSN